CCGGATTACAGACGATATGCTTCAAGCGCTTATCAAGGTTGGAGAGAAAAATAAAGTAAAATTCGATGAGAAAGACTTCAGGAAATCCAAAGATTACTTAAAGATCCTGCTCAAAGCCCACATGGGCAGAAACATCTACGATGACAATGCCTTCTATAAGGTAATCAATGATATCAATGAAATTTACCTTCAGGCTTTGAACCTATTTGGAGAGGCAGAAAAATTGGCCTTCGCGCCTAAATCAAAGGAATAATTAACGTTTCATTCATTCGTTCAAACAAAAAGGGAGTCCTTGAAAGGCTCCCTTTTTTTATTAATGATATAATGCCGTTAAGTTAAGGAATGTGATTAAATAGATTTGTAATTCATTGAGTATTTCAGTTTAGCTCTGAATTTCCGCTTGAATACCTGGTTTCTTCTTGAATATTCTATTTTGGAAGCGATTTTCTTTACATATTTCTGGATAATCTGCTCCAATTCACCAATTAAATCTCTGATTTTAAGAATCAGGGATTTTGTTTTTGACAATGCATAAGTTTTATTGATTATCAAGGTCCTTGCTGACTTTGATGTCCGTCCTGTTTTGGTTTTTGGCTCCACATCATAGCAAAGAATATTGCAGAGTGATATGATCAGGGTCTTAGCATAGAAGTCCTGCTGGACCGCCCATGCTGTTTTGCCGGAAAAATCAGATACTTCAAGTCTTGATTTGATCAGTTTATATGCTTCTTCTATTCCCCATCTCTGTTTGTACAGGTTTATTAGAGAGGAGGCTGTATATTTTTTCCTGTCCAACAGCGAAGTCGCATATATTGAAATCTTACCCTTCTTATTCTTTTTCTTGATCAGTCTTACGGTCATGGTTTGGGATAACGAGGGATACTTTTCAAGCAGCCATCTGTATTTTGGAGGGAGTATTAATGTATATTCCGCATCAGAGGAACTACTTCGGGAAAAATCTTCGACACATTTCCACCAATTGTCTTTCATCCTGAAAAGAAAGTCGGCCCCTTTTCCTTTCAATTCGAAAAAAAGTCTCAGTGATGCATAATACCTGTCGCACACAAGAAGATCCCCTTCTTTAATATGTCCAAGATGGGCATGACATAGGGTGGCTTCCGAAGTGGTGTAGCTTTCCATACCGGCATCCAGTACAAGGCCGTTGTAAACATCATACAGGTAAGATATCCTGCTCATGTAATGTCCCGCATCCGCATTGGGCCCAAAACCATGATAGCTGAACTTCTCTGACATGGAGGGATGATCCGGGAGTTCAAGTGTTGAACCATCAACAGAAAGCACCCTATGCCCCTTCCATTTCTTGAACTTTGCATGTTGGTAAAAAAGACTGCAGATCAAACCGTTAAGCTTTTTAAAAACTGTATAGCACAGTTTTTTCCTGGCCTGGGTAAATGCACTTTTAGTGGGCGATAAGGAAGATTCCCCAAAAAACTCTTCAAGGCAGATATTAAGTCCTTTGTTGCTCTTTGACAAAATAAAAAGCACAAGAACTTCAAAGGAAAAGAAACGGTCACGAAGAAAATCTTTCACCGAAGTCCTACTTTCGATGATAAATTTTTCATAACTTAGTTTTAACTTGAATTCATTTACAATTAAAGTTTTAAGGCTTCCAGCACTCCCTGCTTTCGGAAGCCTTATTTTATACCTCTAATATAATGAATTTCAGTTAATTAACCACTAACTAAACGGCATTAATTAATGATATGTAAATACCAACAAGAGATTTGAGAATCAGTGTAAGCCTTTGTTTTTTTTATACTATCTTCAAACTATTAACCCAGAATGACCTATGAAAAAGATGTTTTTCATTTTAGCAGGAATTATCTATTTATCCGTCATGAGCCATACTGTAATAGCCCAGGCCAAAATTACCCATATCGCAGTTTATGTTAAAGACCTGAAGAGGAGTGCAGATTTTTATTCGAATGTCTTCCGATTCCCTGAACTCGACGAACCCTTTAAGGATGGTCTTCATGCCTGGTTTGATATTGGCAACAACCTTTCACTCCATGTTATTCAGGCTCCTTGGGAACCCATCACGATCAATAAGAATAACCATATATGCTTTAGTGTTCCCGATATGGAAAAATTTATCACTAACCTAAACGACCTCGGGGTAGAATTCGAAGATTGGCCTGGTAATAAAGGTAAAGTAAACATCCGCCCTGATGGGATCAAACAAATTTATATCCGGGACCCGGATGGCTATTGGATAGAAATCAATGATGAATTTTGAATCCGAAATTTAAAAATTAAGCAAAAACAAAAGCACTTCGGGTTCGAAGTGCTTCTGTTTTAAAATTTGGACACTACCTGTTATTGGTAAAGTGAAGAAGGCCATTTGTCATTTCCTGAGTTGATATCGGTTATCACTTTA
This Cecembia calidifontis DNA region includes the following protein-coding sequences:
- a CDS encoding IS4 family transposase, with the protein product MKDFLRDRFFSFEVLVLFILSKSNKGLNICLEEFFGESSLSPTKSAFTQARKKLCYTVFKKLNGLICSLFYQHAKFKKWKGHRVLSVDGSTLELPDHPSMSEKFSYHGFGPNADAGHYMSRISYLYDVYNGLVLDAGMESYTTSEATLCHAHLGHIKEGDLLVCDRYYASLRLFFELKGKGADFLFRMKDNWWKCVEDFSRSSSSDAEYTLILPPKYRWLLEKYPSLSQTMTVRLIKKKNKKGKISIYATSLLDRKKYTASSLINLYKQRWGIEEAYKLIKSRLEVSDFSGKTAWAVQQDFYAKTLIISLCNILCYDVEPKTKTGRTSKSARTLIINKTYALSKTKSLILKIRDLIGELEQIIQKYVKKIASKIEYSRRNQVFKRKFRAKLKYSMNYKSI
- a CDS encoding VOC family protein, which encodes MKKMFFILAGIIYLSVMSHTVIAQAKITHIAVYVKDLKRSADFYSNVFRFPELDEPFKDGLHAWFDIGNNLSLHVIQAPWEPITINKNNHICFSVPDMEKFITNLNDLGVEFEDWPGNKGKVNIRPDGIKQIYIRDPDGYWIEINDEF